The DNA segment aagtacatgTTAATCATCTTGAATTtaaagaaaaatcaaattaaaaccCTATTCTCACTTTAATAATCTACTAAATATAACTTATTATGTGTAGAATATATGTATTAGTGTTAACTAGTTAGCATGATTATGTTGATTATGTTAAAGTAAGTTGTTTAAGTATGTGATTTGTGATGATCTAGTTGTTTATTTAGTGTAGTATCTTACATGGTTGATGATCTTACTATAATAAGCTTAAAAATTGTGATTTAAACAAGTATATGTTTAAATCAATGTTTTTAGAAATAAGTGATATCTTTATATTGGTTAGAGTAAAccgcaattttaccccctggggtttaggccaattggcactctgaccccctctaacgaaataattgcaattttaccccccaacatTGATGTTCTGTCGCAATTTTACCTCCTGCCGTCAGTCAACAGTTATTTGACTATTATAGGtgggggtattttggtaatcttaccccatatttattattattatttataaaatcatattatcatcatcatcttcaaataacccagatccatcatcatcatcttcaaataaCCTCACAACATACaccagaattcaagattcatatTCCATATTTCCCTAAATAAACTCACAGATCCATATTCCATATTCAATTTTCCCCAAAATTCAAGATCCATACACCAAAATTCATCATCTTTAGCTCTGCCTTCCTGTTCACCGGCAACCGCACACCCACAACACCTCCTGCTCCCCCTTACACCACTCCCACCCAGTTTCGTCTCCGGTGAGACTCTCAGTGGCAGCAgagaacaacaacagcaacaacgcCGCCACCACGGCGGCGATGGCGGCGACCAGACGGAGAAACGACacagagagaaagaaagaaagagtgAGCTGGTGATGATGACCGGCGGCGACAAACCAGTGAAAATGTTTGAAAGCTTCGAACTGTTTCAGTGAAAATGTAGGATTTTCGGTCGAATTTCTGAACTTTTCAATTAATCTCAACTTCCTTTGAATTTGTTTGAGATATATATTGAAAGTGATCTGAGCTTATTCCTGTAGTTTGTAGATTGAACAAGAAAATGCAGATTTAAGTTTAGATTTGAATAGATTCAATAGTAATTGCATATTATCGATTATGGTTTCATGATTCAAATCTGACTTATAGATGTATTCAAATATAACTTCGAGATCAGATATGATTCTGTACAAGAGAACCGGTTAAGATTTGAGTTGAACTTTGGTATACATCGAAAAGAGAACTTAAAAATTGCAAATCTAATTTGATATTCAAGTTGAGTTGGTGTATTTTGAGTCCAAGATCAATATGTGCAGCTCTGGGTTATTAGCTTTAGGATATTGAAACAGGTATTCAAGTGAAGATATTCCAATGCGAGTACTAATTCAGTCGCATAAAACCTGATATAATGAATTTGTTTCAATTACATGAACTAATCGACTGTAATGAATTTGCAGTTTACCTAATGACGTCATCGGAGAATATCTTCTCCGTCTGTTTGTTATGGAGATAGTTGAGATCTCTGTGATTTTCCTTTGAAAGTATGAAATGAAAATTGTTAGTTTGTTTTGGTTCATCTTGTGCTTCATTTCATAGTCTAAGTGGAAGATTTGATAATTTGGTTAGTAATTTGAGATTCCTTGTTATAACTATGGGGTTGCGAATCGGTGGggttggtggtggttgtggtggtgaatgacGGTGGCAGTGGTGGTACCCGGTGGTGATTATTGTGGTGGATGAGAGAGAGACATGAGAGAGATGGTTGTTTGAGTTCTTGATGAACCAGGGGGTAATATTACAGAGTAGAACAAAACATAGGGGGTAATATaaaagggcattatagtcatttcacattCCAGTTAATAGATCTGTTAACTTATTTGACGACAGGGGGTAATATTACGACATAACAAcaacgttggggggtaaaattgcaattattttgTTAGAGGGGGTTAGAGTGCCAATTGACTTAAACCCCAGTGGGTAAAATTGTAGTTTACtctattggttattaattaatattaatattaaaagaaatattaaacaaatataaataaaataagtgatatctatatattggttattaattaatattaatattaaagaaatattaaacaaatataaataaaatttatgagtttgaaggagagaatgtcatgtgacattatttggagtcttttattataagttagattagattagatacTCATAGACACTtgtttattaatttatatttgttttttaatttagaaactcataacatttttttataaagaaaaaaaccACGTTGAAATATTCCATCTAGTCTTTATTTAGTGAAATATGTTATTTCATCGATTTTTTTTTGACCCATTTTAAGTGACTCGTACTCTGCCCACCCTCCAAAAACTTATGTATCAATCACTGGTGACCGCCATAAACAGACGGAACAAAAAGGTGCTACAAGAAAAACCATGTTGAAATATTCAATCTAGTCTTTATTTAGTGAAATATGTTATTGTGACCCATTTAAGTGACTCGTACTGTCTCCACCCTCCAAAAAACTTATTTATCAATCACTGGTGACCGCCATAAACAGACGGAACAAAAAGATGCTAAAAGAAACATGTTGAAATATTCCATCTAGTCTTTATTTAGTGAAACATGTTATTTCATCGATTTTTTTGTGACCCATTTTAAGTGACTCGTACTGTGCCCACCCTCCAAAAAACTCCAAAAAACTTATGTATCAATCACTGATGACCGCCATAAACAGACGGAACAAAAAGGTGCTAAAAAAAACCATGTTGAAATATTCCATCTAGTCTTTATTTAGTGAAATATGTTATTTCATCAATTTTTTTGTGACCCATTTTAAGTGACTCGTATTGTGCCCACCCTCCAAAAAAACTTATGTATCAATCACTAGTGACCGCCATAAACAGATGGAACAAAAAGGTGCTATAAAAGTCGCTTGAAATCAAATGAGAGGCTAAGGATTTAGAAGCATGATTATGAACGAAATCACAGTTTAAGCAGATCATGGATTCAAGATAACTTGAAATTTAGGTAGTGTTTGTTATGCAGGAAAGAGATGCGGAATGAAATGAACCATTACGAGGGAATAAAGAaaatggtgtttggttggtcaatgtaATGGAGTCACCGAAATGAACCATCATGAGGGAATAAAGGaaatggtgtttggttggtcaatgtaATGGAGTCACCTATTACATAAGACATTTCATACCCTCAAAATCAGTCCATCtgccccccatgttttttttttcattccatccccACTTATACCCTTCATTAACAATACCACAACCTAAAAAAatcgccaccacccaccaccgacgccctCCGCCGTCGCCACTCACCAGTCGTCGCGACCCGTAACCCACCACCGCCACAACCTGCTACCGCCTACGCCACCACCACCCCGACGACCACAATCGCCGCCATCAACCACCACCGACAGTCAaaaccgccgccaccaccaccgccgggGACCATCCATCACTGAGGcccaccgccaccgccgccaccaccaaccaccgCCGCCACCATCGCCGCCACACCACCCCACCACCAACGCCCACCCACCAGTCGCCACAacccgccaccgccgccaccaaccaCCACTGCCGCCGTTACCCacctgccaccgccaccacccaccactgcCATAGACCATCGTCGCCACCCATCGCAACCACCGCCAACACCGCCATCACCTATCACCACCCACAATCACCGCCACCGACCACCATCACCGATTTTATTCCATAGTGTTTTCTTGCCTACCAAACAATACACGGTAATAATTTATTCCATCTTACATGTAACCAAATAAAACGTGAAATGATAATGATCTATTCCATTATCATGTCTATTCCATTAACCCATACAAAACAGACACTTAATGTCCGACGGTTTCGGTATTGGAAGTACATTACCGTTGGTTTCAACATGAAGGATAtattcagatttttaaaatctccCCTAACGTGTAAGCACTTGTACAAAATAAACCCTATGATTTATAAACTCTTTTTAATCCAATATATTTTGTTATTAATCTatctttctttttttctttagATATTAAACGATACTACTTATGTTGTCATTTAATTCACCTAAATCGGACATAGCAAATTCAATATTTCTGTATATTAGGGTTTCCAAAATTCTGTATATTACAACTTCTTCTGAACACCCATTCGAATTCGAAGATGGGGGAGTACTGGCCAGAAATCTATCCTCAGAGAAAGGCTTTTTGTCGCCATGGTAGTCGTGGACCCGGTAAGAAATTGTTGTTTacttgtatttgtatttgtaatCTGATTCTGATTATAAAGGATTTGAATAATTAAACAGATCCGGTGAACAATAAGATACTGTCTGCGTTTCGAAACGTAAAATCATTTCCTTTAGAGAGGATAATCATGCAGTTTTGGCGACTAGTGAAAACCTCTAGCGGCACTAGACTTTTATGTAATTTTAACCCTTATGCCTATTCGTGTTCAAACCATCGTCTCCGGAAATATAGGTCGTCTTGTTGCCAGTATTCCTATGCTCTTAGTGATCGGGTTGTAGTAGATGACGACGCTACGATCATATACGGTGCGCCACCATCCACTGCAATCCTGAACCAATTTCCAGAGGTGGTTCTGGATCTTAGGGCTCACCGGGGGACTCCTTTGGTGGATCTTGCTTTGGAATGTGAGCTAACTTGTTTTATGATGCTGCCTGCGTTTTCTTTTACTCACTGCGTTGGTGTCATTGAAGTTTCTGTAAGATATCCTTGCCATCTTCTACAAATTTACCAAGAGTTGCAACGTGAACTACTGGTAGGTGCATGTGTTACTTAAGTTACCTACATGATTCTTAGAGCACCTCTAGCGGGGCGCTATATGCCCCAAAAAGCCAAACATAGCGCCCAATGGCGCCCTCTACACCACGACGAGGGGCTTTATCAGACAAAACAAGATGGCAGCGCCATCACCTTCGTGGCGCTATGGGGGTTGCTTTCAAAAAATGGACCAATAAAaatagttagtgtttttttaattaattaataaaattgaaaattaatattTAGGTAATGGttggtaggggctttatgactacgagctctagtgatataacgccccataaaccCCCTGTGTGatgtggcacgacacgtgtcgcataacgcccacaaaggggctttatgactacggatggccttacAATTATATATCGTTGATAAAATGTTTTATATTACTTGTGTTTTGTTTGTCTGCAGAGGGAGGGTTTGTATATCGTTCCTCCACTACGACTTTTGATGCCTTGCAAGGTAATTATTAAGAACCTTCACATTCGAGCCTTCACCTTCATCTATATAAAAACACATCTTTCTTTAGATTTTGGTACTTGTTCTAAAACAACTCACATCCAACTCTCTATCTCTACCTATCATCTACTCAGAAaaaacttattttattttatttttttcttccCTACACACTCACAATTACAATATGGAGGGTTAAATATGACCCTCTAAATATAGAGTTGTACTTTATTTAAATTTTTCTCTATTCTAGAGATTCCAAAGTGATAGTGTTTTTGTTGTTTCCTCTATATAATATAGAATAGAGGCtccaatgtgaatgctctaaataAATAATGTTTCTAACTGGGTAGAACAGTATGACTGACTATGTATGATTTCTCATTTAATACTTTTCTCTCTTTAAACAGGCTACTACCGGGGATTTCCTACTTGCCGTGAGAGAAATTGAAAAGGCATTACAAGTGGCTGTTGAATCACATGCTATAACTCTTGGTCAAGTCTGGGTCACCTATGAGAATTCTCATCGTAAGAAGAGACGGGCGTTATTAGGCAAACTTAGATCTTATTGTGTTGCTAGTCCCCATGGCAATGATCACATGTCTTTTATGAAGCGTTTCTATCAACAGCTTTTTGTTCTTCCTTTGGAAAAGGCGGAGCGCGGTCTAGTTGCGAGGACACTTGAAACTCGTCAGGCACACCTGTGTAGAAACATCTTTAAGTTTAGTGATAACAAGGGGGTCTTGGCGGTACTCTCAGCCGGTGCAAAATGTACTTCTTTTGCGATATGCTTGAAGAGTTCTCACATGGGAGAGTGTGACTACGTGTTTGAGTTTTTCTGGCCCCTAAGTCCTAACCCCTTGCCCTTGATGGAGGCTTTGATACTGACACTAAGGGAGTATTTGCCAAGTTTCAGGTATGCTGCTTCTGGGGCACAACTTGGTGATGAATTACTTGTTGTAGATGTTGAGAATTCTTCTTCTGGGAGTGGGAGCAACCCTGCCAAGATTTTCCCAAAAACTGAACTGTCAGAAACACACAAAGCATTACAAGAAACAGGTAAGAAGAGAAAGTCCACTAAGAAGAGAAAGTCCACTAAGGGTCAAAGTGAGTTGACTGAAGCATATCAATATCCCTTGACCAACGTTGAAGATCCAGAAGGTGAGGATGAGCTAGTCATTTTAGCAGTTTATAAAGTTGATCACAGTTTATTCTTTCTCCCAAGCTCAACTACATTTGAAAGTTTAATGGAGAAAATTAACCTAGAGTTTGAGTTGAATCCAGCTGGTACCTACAAGATCAAGTACCAAGTTCTTCCCGGAGAATGGTATAGTCTAACTGATGGCACATGCTTAAAGAGCTGCATTTCATCGTATCGGACATCAAACAACATTGATCACATTAAGTTATTGGTGCTACCAGTGGAGAAGTAATAGTTAATTTTCATATTATGGTATGTTATTAGTTGAAGAAAAAACTTATTATGTATATTTTCATGTTTTTAAGACGATGTATGTATCCTGCATGATGATGGCAGAACTCAGAAGGTACTGAATCTAATCTAGCATGTGTTTGTTTGATGACACTATTTGATATGTTACACGTATTTGATATGTTATGGAGAAAACTAAGCAGATTTTTGAGTTGAATCCAGGTTTGATCTAGTCTACAAAGCCCCTACAGTTTTCATGTTAGCAATTTTTTATGGAAAATTGCCAAAATGGCCATCCACCAAAATCACTTTCAAATTTGGCCACCTCAGGCTTCCTTGTGGCACATCAAGCACGGGATGTGTAATCCATTCATTGATGCGTCTGAAAGTGCATGGGATGCGTCTGCAAAACTGCAAGTGGTTAAGCCGATAACTCCATCAATCCATTAAACCAGAAACCCAATTTCTTCAAAATTGCTAAATCTAACTTCCAAAAACTCAAAGAAACGATAGGCTGACACGACTCGAACCCAAGTGTAAAAGATAATTAAGGTAGTCAAATTAATAAAATACAAATTTTCACCTCTAAACCTAACTCCTAGCGATTCCAGCAGGTAACATCCAGAGAATTTGGTTTTATGTTGTAAAGTTTTTGGGTCTAAAGTGTAAATGAAGAGACATGTGACAAGTAACTTGGAAGCAAGTTACAACATGAGTTAACTCAAGGTGTAAATGATATTATATCCACGTATTTGTTTAGGGGTATCTATCCTATATATAAAACCAGAAAACAAATACACTATGGAAATGGAGTTGATGGGTATCCTGTGCTACCCCTACTTGTACAGTACATCCATCACTACGATAGTAGGTGGTTTAATGGGTCAGACATGGAAAAGAGTAGTCGGTTGGGGTTAGTAATGGAACCGTGGCTTGCTCTTATGGGAAAGCAATTTACACATGGAAAAGAGTAGTTTGAGATTTTGCATGGCTATCCATGCATTGCATGGATGAAAGCAATTTACACATGGAACAGAGTAGTTTGAGATTTTGCATGGCTATCCATGCATTGCATGGATGATGTCAACCACCTTGATTCTGGTGGGTTCCATACACTAATGTGATTATTTTGGTAAACCGTTCTGGCTTTGGGAAGGGGACAACAATTGTATTTAGGCCATGAGTGATTCTCATCACTTGAGATTTCCGCATGCGGGGtagaaaacgtatatacccaaaaaaaatttatatgaccgggggtcgaaaacgtatatacccaaaaattttgATACGAAAACTACATGCACTCCTCTACTGATCGAAAAATTAGAGGGGttggccgccccctcccgcccaaTAGAAGCTGCGCCCATTGATGGGATGATGGCGTTGCCTTGTGAACCGAACTTGGTcattgaagaaacactgaccttaaCAACTCCGAAAGCTTCAACGATCAATGACTCGAACGTgtggctgcaaaacagaaacaccgttaggactcgttacaggaatggggttattcctgtaaccaccctccggcgtgagaataagtattcgtTTTTGGGAGAAGTATGTGAAGGGAAAAGTGTATGGGAATTAGATGATCATACCTTACGTATTTGTCTATATTTATAGGTTCTCCATTAGGGTTTCCCTTATTTTAGGATGCGCTCCGATAAAGTGGAGATTTACACGATCTTCCCGAAAAGTGGGAGATTTAGTTATGCACCTTCCTTatagatatggaaggttctagaaTAATTCTTGGTATTTATGTTAATATAAaaggttgtaaccgggtcgggtGATCGACGCGGGTCacacct comes from the Helianthus annuus cultivar XRQ/B chromosome 4, HanXRQr2.0-SUNRISE, whole genome shotgun sequence genome and includes:
- the LOC110868170 gene encoding uncharacterized protein LOC110868170 yields the protein MGEYWPEIYPQRKAFCRHGSRGPDPVNNKILSAFRNVKSFPLERIIMQFWRLVKTSSGTRLLCNFNPYAYSCSNHRLRKYRSSCCQYSYALSDRVVVDDDATIIYGAPPSTAILNQFPEVVLDLRAHRGTPLVDLALECELTCFMMLPAFSFTHCVGVIEVSVRYPCHLLQIYQELQRELLREGLYIVPPLRLLMPCKATTGDFLLAVREIEKALQVAVESHAITLGQVWVTYENSHRKKRRALLGKLRSYCVASPHGNDHMSFMKRFYQQLFVLPLEKAERGLVARTLETRQAHLCRNIFKFSDNKGVLAVLSAGAKCTSFAICLKSSHMGECDYVFEFFWPLSPNPLPLMEALILTLREYLPSFRYAASGAQLGDELLVVDVENSSSGSGSNPAKIFPKTELSETHKALQETGKKRKSTKKRKSTKGQSELTEAYQYPLTNVEDPEGEDELVILAVYKVDHSLFFLPSSTTFESLMEKINLEFELNPAGTYKIKYQVLPGEWYSLTDGTCLKSCISSYRTSNNIDHIKLLVLPVEK